One part of the Dyadobacter sp. 676 genome encodes these proteins:
- a CDS encoding ABC transporter ATP-binding protein, with product MENPVIDLKGLTKCYGSFKAVDNLNLTIGKGEIFGLLGPNGAGKTTTILMMLGLTEPTAGTATVCGFNATTHPIAVKRKVGYMPDSVGFYDSMTALDNLIYTARLNGIPGAEAGKRALDLMNAIGLGAATDKKTSVFSRGMKQRLGLAEVLIKRPEVIILDEPTLGIDPAGVKEFLSLIRQLSREQGLTVLLSSHHLHQVQQVCDRVGIFAGGKMRMEGNIANLSQNLFTSEPYTVTVTLKNPLPESWEHAAELRAVDGVKQFAITEKVIEIACVSDVTPDIVRFFVNGGHDVMGVHKREFGLDEIYQKYFENNLTENNSNDKSRSIFQKYFEKR from the coding sequence ATGGAAAATCCTGTCATTGATTTGAAGGGGTTAACCAAATGCTATGGTTCGTTCAAAGCCGTCGATAACCTGAACCTAACGATCGGCAAGGGCGAGATATTCGGCCTGCTGGGCCCCAACGGCGCGGGTAAGACTACGACCATCCTCATGATGCTCGGACTCACCGAACCTACTGCGGGCACGGCTACCGTTTGCGGCTTTAATGCCACGACCCACCCGATCGCGGTAAAACGGAAGGTAGGTTACATGCCCGACAGCGTTGGCTTTTACGATAGCATGACCGCCCTGGACAACCTGATCTACACCGCCAGGCTGAACGGCATTCCGGGCGCCGAGGCCGGCAAGCGGGCGCTGGATTTGATGAACGCCATCGGACTGGGCGCGGCCACGGACAAAAAAACGTCCGTTTTTTCCAGGGGAATGAAGCAAAGGCTCGGCCTGGCGGAAGTGCTGATCAAGCGCCCGGAGGTGATCATCCTGGACGAGCCCACGCTCGGCATCGACCCCGCGGGTGTAAAGGAGTTCCTTTCGCTGATCCGTCAACTCAGCAGGGAACAGGGACTGACCGTATTGCTATCCTCGCACCACCTGCATCAGGTGCAGCAGGTATGCGACCGTGTAGGCATATTTGCCGGCGGAAAAATGCGGATGGAAGGCAATATCGCCAACCTCTCGCAGAACCTATTCACCAGCGAACCATACACGGTAACCGTAACGCTCAAAAACCCCCTGCCCGAATCGTGGGAACACGCCGCGGAGCTGCGGGCAGTCGACGGTGTAAAACAATTCGCGATTACCGAAAAGGTGATCGAGATCGCCTGCGTTTCCGACGTCACTCCCGATATCGTACGCTTCTTTGTAAACGGAGGCCACGATGTGATGGGTGTCCACAAGAGGGAATTCGGGCTCGACGAAATTTATCAAAAATACTTTGAGAATAATTTAACCGAAAACAATTCCAATGACAAGTCTCGCAGTATTTTCCAAAAGTATTTCGAGAAAAGGTGA
- a CDS encoding ABC transporter permease subunit: MTSLAVFSKSISRKGEAAADSPGPFRVMVAKEVADHIRSWRFIVLFTLILLTFAGALSVSLGNIRNTVSNVQDPDSTFVYLKLLTATDGNMPPFHVFMNFLGPLLGIALGFDAINSEQNNGTLIRLMAQPVYRDNLILAKFASALLIVACLFTALALLMIGAGLTITGVWIEPAEVLRIFGFIFMTVIYVGFWLSLSILFSIRFKQAATAALAAIGIWLFFTVFYQIVVNLVIGAFIPKQILLTQEQIRYNEMALNILRLAPSQLYSDATTTLLMPSVRSLGPLTMEQLAGAIPSPLPFRESLMVVWPQVSGLLAATCFCFAWSYYLFMRREIRS; this comes from the coding sequence ATGACAAGTCTCGCAGTATTTTCCAAAAGTATTTCGAGAAAAGGTGAAGCCGCCGCAGATTCGCCCGGACCTTTCCGGGTAATGGTGGCCAAAGAGGTGGCGGACCATATCCGGAGCTGGCGGTTCATAGTACTGTTTACGCTGATCCTGCTGACATTTGCGGGGGCCCTGTCGGTCTCCCTGGGCAATATCAGGAATACGGTTTCGAATGTGCAGGACCCCGACAGTACATTTGTTTACCTGAAACTGCTGACCGCCACCGACGGCAATATGCCGCCTTTCCATGTGTTTATGAACTTTCTCGGGCCGTTACTCGGCATAGCGCTGGGTTTCGACGCGATCAATTCAGAGCAAAACAACGGGACGCTCATACGTCTGATGGCACAACCGGTGTACCGCGATAATCTGATCCTCGCCAAGTTTGCCAGCGCATTGCTCATCGTAGCCTGCCTTTTCACGGCCCTCGCCCTGCTGATGATCGGTGCCGGTCTGACGATCACCGGGGTATGGATCGAACCGGCAGAGGTCTTACGCATCTTTGGCTTCATCTTCATGACCGTCATTTACGTGGGCTTCTGGCTGAGCCTGTCGATATTATTCTCCATCCGGTTCAAACAGGCGGCCACTGCGGCACTGGCCGCCATCGGTATCTGGTTATTTTTTACAGTGTTTTACCAGATCGTCGTCAATCTCGTGATCGGCGCTTTCATTCCGAAACAAATCCTGCTTACCCAGGAGCAGATCAGGTACAACGAAATGGCCCTGAATATACTTCGACTGGCACCCAGCCAGCTTTATTCCGACGCGACGACCACGTTGCTCATGCCTTCCGTACGCAGCCTGGGACCACTTACGATGGAGCAGCTGGCAGGAGCTATCCCCTCCCCCCTCCCATTCAGGGAAAGCCTGATGGTCGTTTGGCCGCAGGTAAGCGGATTGCTGGCGGCGACGTGCTTCTGCTTTGCCTGGTCGTATTACCTGTTTATGCGGCGGGAAATCAGAAGTTAA
- a CDS encoding glycosyltransferase family 4 protein yields MKIAQIAPLYESVPPKLYGGTERVVSYLTEELVNHGHDVTLFAAGDSETRAKLVSPVGSALRLDPSVTDPIAFHIIQMQDVADLAGEFDVLHFHTDYFHFPFTSTLPKPVLTTLHGRLDLPELQHIYRRFNRQNVVSISNHQRLPLPNAHWLDTVYHGLPGQLYKPGRGDGDYVAFIGRISREKRPDRAIEIAGRAGMKLKIAAKIDKADRQYYESTIRPLLQQPHVEFIGEIGEDLKGPFLGRAKALLFPIDWPEPFGMVMIEAMACGTPVIAFRNGSVPEVLQDGVNGFIVDSVEEAVAALDRIDLIDRREVRRCFEERFTAGVMTANYERIYARLLAKQHGPDASRSLNSTFSAENAA; encoded by the coding sequence ATGAAAATCGCACAAATAGCGCCGCTATACGAATCAGTACCTCCCAAATTATATGGCGGGACCGAAAGAGTCGTGTCCTACCTGACCGAAGAATTGGTTAACCACGGCCACGACGTCACCTTGTTTGCAGCCGGCGATTCGGAAACCAGGGCTAAGCTGGTTAGTCCCGTCGGCTCGGCACTGCGGCTGGACCCATCGGTAACCGACCCGATCGCGTTTCATATTATCCAGATGCAGGACGTCGCCGATCTGGCCGGCGAGTTCGATGTTCTGCATTTCCACACCGATTACTTCCATTTCCCGTTCACCAGCACGCTCCCGAAGCCTGTGCTGACAACGCTGCACGGCCGCCTCGACTTGCCGGAACTGCAACATATCTACCGCAGATTCAATCGCCAGAATGTGGTATCGATTTCGAATCACCAGCGGCTTCCCTTGCCCAACGCCCATTGGCTCGATACGGTGTACCATGGCTTGCCCGGGCAGCTCTACAAACCCGGCCGGGGCGACGGCGATTACGTTGCGTTCATCGGAAGGATTTCGCGCGAGAAGAGGCCGGACCGCGCCATAGAAATCGCCGGACGGGCGGGAATGAAGCTCAAAATTGCCGCCAAAATAGACAAGGCCGACCGCCAGTATTATGAAAGCACTATCAGGCCGCTATTGCAGCAGCCACATGTGGAATTCATCGGTGAAATCGGCGAAGACCTGAAAGGGCCGTTTTTGGGCAGGGCAAAAGCGTTGCTTTTCCCTATCGATTGGCCCGAGCCCTTTGGCATGGTGATGATCGAAGCCATGGCGTGCGGCACACCGGTAATTGCCTTCCGGAATGGCTCCGTTCCCGAAGTTTTGCAGGATGGCGTCAACGGGTTTATCGTCGATTCCGTGGAGGAGGCCGTCGCCGCGCTCGACCGCATCGACCTGATCGACAGGAGAGAAGTGAGGCGGTGTTTCGAAGAACGGTTTACCGCGGGCGTTATGACGGCAAACTACGAGCGAATTTATGCGCGGCTGCTGGCGAAACAGCATGGTCCCGATGCATCCCGCTCGCTTAACAGTACCTTTTCAGCAGAAAACGCCGCTTAG
- a CDS encoding amylo-alpha-1,6-glucosidase: MEDQITSLNTIDISLLDDRTQVLNYRDTFAILNRSGDITASGGHAFGIYHRDTRYISSLSLSVNGVRPRLLGSSIKEENEILSIDLTNPTLTLDNGLTIEQGQIHIRRSQFLRSGYFYEKIQLQSFAGDTCPVKLSLRFGSDFLDIFEVRGIQRERRGLRGMPVIDDQSIIMYYDGLDGVKRTARVSFPRVFEYETQVPAAHFDFELLPGKSAELDYSIQFREEHQTDDAYPKSYKEARPLLEPELRRTSAMFPRIDTSNEQFTHWLNRSKIDLISLLADTPQGKYPYAGVPWYNTAFGRDGLITALQTLWAAPDLARDVLFFLASRQAVKADPAADAEPGKILHETRNGEMVALNEVPFRQYYGSIDSTPLFVMLAGRYYERTADKATIEALWPNVRAALEWIDRYGDLDGDGFLEYQHKAENGLTNQAWKDSFDSVFYDNGELAAPPIAMCEVQGYVYAAKKKAAVLAGAMGEPDLAAELEESAGQLKIEFHKRFWDEALQCYVLALDGNKKTCRVKSSNAGQLLYTGIVPDQFAAPLAATLLKPDMFSGWGLRTVSSESARYNPMSYHNGSIWPHDVSLVAMGMARYGLHREAYQLVTSLFDASLFLPLQRLPELYCGFERRKGEGPTPYPVACSPQAWSVAAAFQVIEAILLPGFDPAKGTLTINADGLPAYLDEIRVSGLRVGTSAYDVRFRKESGPEIRKM; the protein is encoded by the coding sequence ATGGAAGATCAGATCACATCATTGAATACCATCGATATTTCATTGCTCGACGACCGGACGCAGGTGCTCAATTACCGGGATACATTCGCAATTCTGAACCGGTCGGGTGATATAACAGCGTCGGGCGGGCACGCTTTTGGCATTTACCACAGGGATACGCGCTATATCAGCAGCCTGTCGCTGTCGGTCAACGGTGTCCGGCCCCGGTTGCTGGGCTCCTCCATCAAGGAAGAGAACGAAATCCTGTCTATCGACCTGACAAACCCCACGCTTACCCTGGACAACGGCCTGACGATCGAGCAAGGGCAGATCCACATCAGGCGGAGCCAGTTCCTGCGTTCAGGTTACTTTTATGAAAAAATCCAGCTTCAATCCTTCGCCGGGGACACATGCCCTGTGAAGTTATCGCTCAGGTTCGGCAGCGACTTTTTGGACATCTTTGAGGTACGGGGAATTCAAAGAGAAAGAAGAGGTCTCAGGGGCATGCCCGTTATCGACGACCAGTCAATCATCATGTATTACGACGGCCTGGACGGCGTGAAAAGGACGGCCAGGGTGAGCTTTCCGAGAGTTTTCGAATACGAAACCCAGGTCCCCGCCGCGCATTTCGACTTCGAGCTCCTGCCCGGCAAAAGTGCCGAACTGGACTACTCCATTCAATTCCGGGAGGAGCATCAGACCGACGACGCTTATCCCAAAAGCTATAAAGAAGCCCGGCCGCTGCTTGAACCGGAGTTGCGGAGAACAAGCGCGATGTTCCCCCGCATCGATACATCCAACGAGCAGTTCACGCACTGGCTGAACCGTTCCAAAATCGATTTGATATCCCTGCTGGCCGACACCCCGCAAGGCAAATATCCTTACGCCGGCGTCCCATGGTACAATACCGCTTTCGGCCGCGACGGGTTGATAACCGCCCTGCAAACTCTGTGGGCAGCCCCGGACCTTGCCAGGGACGTGCTCTTTTTCCTGGCAAGCCGGCAAGCCGTGAAGGCTGACCCCGCCGCCGATGCCGAGCCCGGTAAAATCCTGCACGAAACGCGTAACGGCGAAATGGTCGCGCTCAACGAGGTCCCGTTTCGCCAGTATTACGGCAGCATCGATTCCACGCCGCTGTTTGTCATGCTGGCGGGCAGATACTACGAGCGAACCGCCGACAAAGCTACTATTGAGGCATTGTGGCCCAACGTCAGAGCCGCTCTCGAGTGGATCGACCGCTATGGCGACCTGGATGGCGACGGGTTCCTCGAATATCAGCATAAGGCCGAAAACGGGTTGACCAATCAGGCATGGAAGGACAGTTTCGATTCTGTTTTTTACGATAACGGCGAACTGGCCGCGCCGCCGATCGCCATGTGCGAGGTGCAGGGGTACGTCTACGCCGCCAAAAAAAAGGCCGCTGTCCTGGCCGGGGCAATGGGCGAACCGGACCTTGCCGCGGAACTGGAAGAAAGCGCCGGACAATTAAAAATCGAGTTCCACAAGCGGTTCTGGGACGAAGCGCTTCAATGTTACGTGCTCGCTCTGGACGGCAACAAAAAAACCTGCCGTGTCAAATCCTCCAATGCGGGACAGCTGCTGTACACGGGAATCGTTCCCGACCAGTTTGCCGCGCCATTGGCGGCTACGCTGTTAAAGCCGGACATGTTCAGTGGCTGGGGCCTGCGTACCGTGTCGTCCGAATCGGCTCGGTATAATCCGATGTCTTATCACAATGGCTCGATATGGCCCCATGATGTGTCGTTGGTTGCAATGGGCATGGCCCGTTATGGACTTCACCGGGAAGCCTATCAACTGGTAACTTCGCTCTTCGATGCGTCGCTGTTCCTGCCATTGCAACGTTTGCCGGAGCTGTATTGCGGCTTCGAGCGGCGTAAGGGAGAAGGCCCGACCCCGTATCCGGTTGCCTGTTCACCCCAGGCATGGTCGGTAGCGGCGGCCTTTCAGGTCATCGAGGCTATCCTGCTTCCCGGTTTCGACCCCGCGAAGGGAACTCTGACGATCAACGCGGACGGGTTACCCGCATATCTGGATGAGATCCGTGTGAGCGGTCTCAGGGTCGGCACCAGCGCCTACGATGTCCGGTTCAGGAAGGAATCCGGGCCGGAAATTCGGAAGATGTAA
- a CDS encoding metallophosphoesterase family protein, whose protein sequence is MKIALFSDIHANLPALEAFFDDVGTRNADAIYCLGDLVGYNVWPNEVIDEIRKRRIPAIAGNYDFGIGRNSDNCGCAYKTDEEKAMGKVSIAYTNEIIGDGQRAYLRTLPAHIRLVFRLNPGKLDVLLVHGSPRKVNEYLFEDRDQQSMMRIMEQADADILCFGHTHKPYHRILNSGNGRSDRYRHAVNIGSVGKPKDQDPRGCYVLLTIGEDSNTRDKESVGVEFVRFEYDVERAAKAVEASPLPSAYGNMLRTG, encoded by the coding sequence ATGAAAATCGCCTTGTTCTCCGATATCCATGCCAATCTGCCCGCATTGGAGGCGTTCTTCGACGATGTCGGAACACGCAATGCCGACGCGATCTATTGTTTGGGCGACCTTGTAGGTTATAACGTCTGGCCGAACGAGGTGATCGATGAAATCCGTAAAAGACGTATTCCCGCCATTGCCGGTAACTACGATTTCGGGATCGGCCGCAACAGCGACAACTGCGGCTGTGCTTATAAAACCGATGAGGAAAAAGCAATGGGTAAGGTGTCCATTGCTTATACCAACGAAATCATTGGAGATGGACAGCGGGCGTACCTCAGAACATTACCGGCCCATATCCGTCTGGTGTTCCGGCTGAATCCCGGCAAGCTTGATGTCCTGTTGGTACACGGCAGTCCACGCAAGGTTAACGAATACCTTTTCGAAGACCGGGACCAGCAAAGTATGATGCGGATCATGGAGCAGGCCGACGCCGATATACTGTGTTTCGGGCATACCCATAAACCTTACCACAGGATATTGAACTCCGGTAACGGACGAAGCGACCGTTACCGTCATGCTGTCAATATCGGGTCGGTTGGGAAGCCCAAGGATCAGGACCCACGTGGCTGTTACGTATTGCTGACCATCGGCGAGGACAGTAACACCCGGGACAAAGAAAGTGTCGGTGTAGAGTTTGTCCGCTTCGAATACGACGTTGAGCGCGCGGCCAAAGCGGTTGAAGCCAGTCCGTTGCCCAGCGCCTACGGCAATATGTTAAGGACCGGCTGA
- a CDS encoding arsenite methyltransferase produces MQTEEQLKELVRQKYSEIALQDKDTNQSSCCGSGGCSTEVYNIMSDDYTELKGYNPDADLGLGCGLPTRFARIEAGDTVIDLGSGAGNDAFVARAEAGSEGRVIGIDFTPAMIERARLNAEARGFNNVEFRQGDIEKMPVSANIADVIVSNCVLNLVPNKDGVFREIFRVLKPGGHFSISDIVLVGDLPDSLRSAAEMYAGCVSGAIQKDEYLALIEVNGFANVTLQKEKPIVIPDDILANYLDESGIAAFKAGNTGIYSVTVYAEKPLRPAGTCCAPGCCD; encoded by the coding sequence ATGCAAACCGAAGAACAATTGAAGGAGCTTGTAAGGCAGAAATACAGTGAAATCGCTTTGCAGGACAAGGACACAAACCAATCTTCATGCTGCGGGTCGGGCGGCTGCTCCACGGAGGTATACAACATCATGAGCGACGATTATACCGAGCTGAAAGGTTATAACCCGGATGCCGACCTGGGCCTGGGCTGCGGTTTGCCTACCCGGTTCGCCAGGATCGAGGCGGGGGATACGGTAATCGACCTGGGCAGCGGTGCGGGCAACGATGCGTTCGTCGCACGTGCGGAGGCCGGCAGCGAGGGAAGGGTGATCGGTATCGATTTCACTCCGGCGATGATAGAGCGGGCGAGGCTTAACGCGGAAGCCCGCGGCTTCAATAATGTCGAGTTCCGGCAGGGAGACATTGAAAAAATGCCGGTGTCGGCAAATATCGCCGATGTGATTGTCAGCAATTGCGTTTTGAACCTGGTACCTAATAAGGACGGCGTTTTCAGGGAAATATTCCGGGTTTTGAAGCCAGGCGGTCATTTCAGTATCTCCGACATCGTATTGGTCGGCGATTTACCCGACAGCCTCCGCTCGGCCGCGGAAATGTATGCCGGCTGTGTTTCGGGAGCTATTCAAAAGGACGAATACCTGGCGCTGATCGAAGTGAACGGCTTCGCCAACGTGACCCTGCAAAAGGAAAAACCCATCGTTATTCCCGACGATATTCTGGCCAATTACCTCGACGAATCCGGTATCGCTGCTTTCAAAGCCGGGAATACCGGCATTTACAGCGTGACGGTATATGCCGAAAAGCCATTGAGGCCGGCCGGAACCTGCTGCGCTCCCGGCTGTTGCGATTGA
- a CDS encoding metalloregulator ArsR/SmtB family transcription factor, whose product MGATKTDLFTKEQNELALMAKAIAHPARIAILQYLVKKNACVCGDLVEELGLAQATTSQHLKELKTAGIIQGTVEGVSVCYCINPKVWNKYNALFSNFFREVDLKGANCC is encoded by the coding sequence ATGGGCGCTACCAAAACGGATTTATTCACGAAGGAACAAAATGAACTTGCCCTGATGGCGAAAGCCATTGCACATCCCGCCCGCATCGCGATCCTGCAATACCTGGTGAAAAAGAACGCCTGCGTATGCGGCGATCTGGTGGAAGAGCTTGGGCTCGCGCAGGCGACGACTTCCCAGCACCTGAAAGAATTGAAAACAGCGGGGATCATCCAGGGGACAGTCGAAGGCGTAAGTGTATGCTATTGTATTAATCCGAAAGTGTGGAACAAGTATAATGCACTGTTCAGCAATTTCTTTCGGGAGGTAGACCTGAAAGGAGCGAATTGCTGTTAA
- a CDS encoding AraC family transcriptional regulator: MTNPTEILPGVIFYSYFSKERKDKVAFMEHNTLVMQVSGRFSLETATQKIAMGAGEMLLIQKNQLGEITKTPLDDQDYETIVICLQEELLRAIALEEQVETGRKYSGPPNVLIPANDFLRAFFQSVIPYIRNPQGAVTARLATLKVKEAVHLLIHSKPGLEELLFDFSEPYKMDLEKFMLSNFHYNVPVEKFARLTGRSLAGFKRDFQKIFGMAPRHWLQERRLLEARHLIETKNKKPSAIYLDLGFESLSHFSHSFKKKFGKAPSEYPG, translated from the coding sequence GTGACAAATCCAACCGAAATACTTCCCGGCGTCATCTTTTACTCCTATTTTTCGAAGGAGAGAAAAGACAAAGTGGCGTTCATGGAACATAATACGCTGGTGATGCAGGTTTCGGGCCGTTTTTCGCTCGAAACGGCCACGCAGAAGATCGCCATGGGTGCCGGTGAAATGCTTTTGATACAAAAGAACCAGTTGGGGGAAATCACAAAGACCCCGCTCGACGACCAGGACTACGAAACCATTGTTATCTGTTTGCAGGAGGAGCTGCTCCGGGCGATTGCCCTTGAGGAGCAAGTGGAAACGGGGCGCAAATACTCCGGACCGCCGAATGTGCTGATTCCCGCAAACGACTTCCTTCGTGCTTTTTTCCAATCGGTAATTCCCTATATCCGAAATCCGCAGGGGGCGGTTACAGCACGGCTTGCGACACTCAAAGTGAAAGAAGCGGTACATTTGCTCATACATTCCAAACCGGGGCTTGAAGAGCTGCTGTTCGATTTTTCGGAGCCATATAAAATGGACCTGGAAAAGTTTATGCTCAGCAACTTTCATTATAATGTTCCCGTCGAAAAATTTGCGCGGCTTACGGGAAGGAGCTTGGCAGGTTTCAAGCGAGATTTTCAAAAGATATTTGGCATGGCTCCCAGGCATTGGCTGCAAGAGCGCCGGCTCCTGGAAGCGAGGCACCTCATTGAAACCAAAAATAAAAAGCCGTCCGCCATTTACCTGGACCTGGGATTCGAAAGCCTGTCCCATTTTTCCCATTCATTCAAGAAAAAATTCGGCAAGGCGCCCAGTGAGTACCCCGGTTAG
- a CDS encoding aldo/keto reductase, producing MTTITKINLGQNGPLVSKLGLGCMRMSPVWGGRAGDESESIATIHSALDAGINFLNTGDFYGAGHNELLVGKAIRGRRDNAFISVKFGAIFYNRQWLGLDLRPIAIKNFINYSLVRLGIDTIDLYQPCRLDDSVPVEDVIGTVGELIKEGKVRYLGVSEITADQLRKAHSVHPVTALEIGYSLADRQIEADLLPAAKELGIGVVAFANTAEGLLTGDIEPPLPADDYRLHFSRFQGENLVRNLEKVEWLKQMAKEKGCTPTQLAIAWVNAQGSHIMPLVSMSRRSRLPENIAAMDIAFSPEEMIALDTHFAPGATLGSTYLQR from the coding sequence ATGACGACGATAACAAAAATAAACCTGGGCCAGAACGGGCCACTTGTTTCAAAACTGGGATTAGGCTGCATGCGTATGTCGCCCGTATGGGGAGGTCGCGCCGGTGATGAATCGGAGAGCATTGCAACCATACATAGCGCCCTGGATGCGGGCATTAACTTCCTGAATACGGGTGATTTTTACGGTGCCGGGCACAACGAACTGTTAGTCGGGAAAGCGATCCGGGGCCGGCGCGACAATGCTTTTATCAGCGTCAAGTTCGGGGCGATATTTTACAACCGCCAATGGCTTGGACTGGACCTGCGTCCCATCGCGATCAAAAATTTCATCAACTATTCACTGGTACGGCTGGGGATCGATACCATCGACCTCTATCAACCCTGCCGGCTCGACGACAGTGTTCCCGTAGAGGACGTGATAGGGACCGTCGGCGAGCTGATCAAAGAGGGGAAGGTCCGGTACCTGGGTGTTTCCGAAATCACCGCCGACCAATTGCGGAAAGCACACAGCGTTCATCCCGTTACGGCGCTGGAAATCGGGTATTCGCTGGCCGACAGGCAGATCGAAGCCGACTTGCTCCCCGCCGCGAAAGAACTGGGCATCGGGGTGGTGGCATTTGCCAATACGGCCGAAGGTTTGCTCACCGGCGATATCGAGCCGCCTCTTCCGGCGGATGACTACCGTCTCCATTTCTCCCGTTTCCAGGGCGAAAATCTGGTCCGCAACCTGGAAAAAGTGGAATGGTTGAAACAAATGGCGAAGGAGAAGGGATGCACGCCCACACAGCTGGCGATCGCGTGGGTGAACGCCCAGGGCAGCCATATTATGCCGTTGGTAAGCATGAGCCGCAGGTCCCGTCTGCCCGAAAACATAGCGGCCATGGACATTGCGTTCAGTCCGGAGGAGATGATTGCACTTGACACGCATTTTGCCCCCGGCGCGACACTCGGCAGCACTTACCTGCAGCGATAG